A window of Rhodothermus sp. contains these coding sequences:
- a CDS encoding BadF/BadG/BcrA/BcrD ATPase family protein — protein sequence MNYSVPSLLIGLDVGGSSTELLALRPEAQNSPFRLVGPGANLQRVGFEQTVVVLQELIERALRHFPEVSVLSVCAGIAGCGRSKDQELLSRRLQQVLGDGGRTVLVRVVHDAEIALEAAFEGASGVVVVAGTGSVILARTRRGQIEVAGGWGYLLGDEGSGFAIARAGLQAVAQALDGGPDTCLRAMLAERFQLFARDAIIHRVYQERWSLQEFAPVVLEAARTGDPVAQRIVEDQITQLVTQVGWLLDRLGNTVAPRIALAGGLMNEPFYVARLQQQLARRWPDWSIEVQRRRPVEGALRMARYQLVANVGSEHA from the coding sequence ATGAACTATTCCGTGCCGTCCTTGCTTATTGGTCTGGATGTGGGTGGCTCGTCAACCGAGCTGCTGGCCCTGCGTCCTGAGGCCCAGAATTCACCCTTTCGGTTGGTGGGGCCGGGTGCCAATCTGCAGCGGGTGGGCTTTGAACAGACGGTTGTAGTACTTCAGGAGCTGATCGAGCGGGCGTTGCGGCACTTTCCTGAGGTGTCCGTGCTTTCGGTGTGTGCAGGGATTGCCGGGTGTGGACGTTCCAAAGACCAGGAGCTGTTGTCCCGGCGACTGCAACAGGTGCTTGGTGATGGGGGGCGTACGGTGCTGGTTCGGGTGGTACATGATGCAGAGATTGCGCTGGAGGCCGCCTTTGAAGGAGCCAGCGGGGTTGTGGTGGTGGCAGGTACGGGGTCGGTCATTCTGGCACGCACGCGTCGGGGGCAGATTGAGGTGGCTGGTGGCTGGGGTTATTTGCTGGGGGACGAAGGAAGTGGCTTTGCGATCGCTCGCGCTGGGTTGCAGGCGGTGGCACAAGCCCTGGACGGTGGTCCAGACACGTGTCTGCGAGCGATGCTGGCCGAGCGCTTTCAGCTATTCGCACGTGACGCTATCATCCACCGGGTTTACCAGGAACGCTGGTCGTTGCAGGAATTTGCGCCGGTTGTGCTGGAAGCCGCACGCACGGGCGATCCGGTAGCGCAACGCATCGTGGAAGATCAGATAACGCAGCTGGTAACACAGGTCGGCTGGCTTCTGGACCGGCTGGGTAATACCGTAGCCCCCCGCATAGCGCTGGCGGGTGGTTTGATGAATGAGCCCTTCTACGTGGCCCGTCTGCAGCAGCAGCTCGCTCGACGCTGGCCGGACTGGTCCATTGAAGTGCAGCGGCGGCGGCCGGTCGAAGGGGCACTGCGTATGGCCCGGTACCAGCTGGTGGCCAACGTCGGTTCGGAGCACGCTTAG
- a CDS encoding SusC/RagA family TonB-linked outer membrane protein encodes MKSCYQRLRRPLLLLSVWLLSASAAHAQFEVRGIVRSADDNSPLPGVNILEVGTMNGTTTSADGNFLLTVSSPQATLRFSFVGYETLEVPLDGRSHLEVLLQPAIAQLGEVVVTALGIEREARAVGYAVSQVNAQDLVIGAETNFGNLLQGKVAGLQINPTAGGPGSSTRIVIRGVSSLTGDNQPLIVVDGVPIDNSTIGSAGMWGGFDGGDGISSLNPEDIESISVLKGAAAAALYGTRARNGVILINTRSGKGRRGLNIEFSSTLTAEEALVGFADYQNAYGQGQRGQKPTTQEEALQTGLTSWGARLDGSSVIQFDGVARPYKAVNRRLEDFYRTGLSARNTLTLSGGSEHAALYFSVTQFNAQSIVPGSGLQRTSLTLRGTATLGRLTLDAKANYINELADDRTNLSDRPGNPNFSIAFLPPNVDPNTLKPGYTEDGRELQLVSDVYTTNPWWVVNHFQADDDKDRLIGALDLEYRLTDWLSVEGRTGLDWYTLRRRTVTPWGTAYRPEGNMTESEWRVLESNTDLLLKAQYPLTASLSVNAYAGGSVRWRQVEQVGVYGARFKLPGLVTIANTKDLAPRYAFEEKQINSLYAAAEFSYNDYLFLNLTARNDWSSTLPPDNNSYFYPSISASFVFSDVLPVPSWLSFGKLRAAWAQVGSDTDPYMLNLTYRIADATHQGQPLGFIAQNSIPLSSLRPTTTTETELGINLEFLDRRLGLDLTWYRRKTTDQILSTTISEASGFGERVINAGALQNQGIELLITGSPIRTPNLFWNASFNFARNISKVLALAGDQTVLVLDQSRLQTAWITAEVGKPYGTIWGYRYLRDEQGRIVHDDSGLPMRDPERVVLGRGTPDWTAALSSEVGYKNLSVSLLLDAKWGGQLFSGTNAYAYIFGLHKNTLKGRAECDAAGYPVTGCMIGAGVNQSGQPNDVKVLPEAYYGRIGSQIAEEFVYDANFIKLREVRVAYRLPDRWLMRSPFRSVTVALVGRNLAYLYNSVPNVDPESSYNNGNAQGLELAGVPQTRSLGLSINVRF; translated from the coding sequence ATGAAAAGCTGCTATCAAAGACTCCGCAGACCTCTGTTGCTATTGAGCGTGTGGTTGCTGAGCGCCTCGGCGGCCCACGCCCAGTTTGAAGTGCGGGGCATTGTGCGTTCGGCCGACGACAACAGTCCGCTGCCAGGCGTCAACATTCTGGAGGTGGGCACCATGAACGGCACCACCACCAGCGCCGACGGCAACTTCCTGCTTACGGTCAGCAGCCCCCAGGCAACCCTCCGGTTTTCGTTTGTAGGCTACGAGACGCTGGAGGTACCGCTGGACGGCCGAAGCCACCTGGAGGTACTGCTTCAGCCAGCCATAGCGCAACTGGGCGAAGTCGTGGTGACGGCGCTGGGCATTGAACGAGAAGCCCGAGCGGTGGGCTATGCCGTCAGTCAGGTCAATGCCCAGGACCTGGTGATCGGCGCGGAAACCAACTTCGGCAATCTCCTGCAGGGCAAGGTGGCCGGCCTGCAGATTAACCCCACAGCCGGCGGCCCGGGCTCGTCGACCCGCATCGTGATTCGTGGGGTCTCCTCGCTCACCGGCGACAACCAACCACTGATCGTGGTCGATGGCGTGCCGATCGACAATTCGACCATCGGATCCGCCGGGATGTGGGGCGGCTTCGATGGGGGCGATGGGATCTCCAGCCTGAACCCCGAAGACATTGAGAGTATTTCGGTGCTGAAGGGCGCCGCAGCCGCCGCCCTCTATGGCACCCGCGCCCGTAATGGCGTGATCCTGATCAATACGCGTTCGGGCAAAGGGCGACGTGGCCTGAACATTGAGTTCAGCTCTACGCTCACCGCTGAAGAAGCCCTGGTTGGTTTCGCCGACTATCAGAACGCATATGGCCAAGGACAGCGCGGTCAGAAACCAACCACGCAGGAGGAAGCGCTGCAAACCGGGCTTACGAGCTGGGGCGCCCGACTGGACGGTTCCTCTGTCATCCAGTTCGACGGCGTAGCCCGCCCCTACAAAGCGGTCAACCGTCGGCTGGAAGATTTCTATCGCACAGGACTCTCAGCCCGCAACACGTTAACCTTGAGCGGCGGAAGCGAGCACGCCGCCCTTTATTTTTCGGTCACCCAGTTTAATGCTCAGAGCATTGTGCCTGGTTCGGGCCTGCAGCGCACCTCGCTGACGCTGCGCGGCACGGCCACCCTGGGACGCCTGACGCTCGACGCCAAAGCCAACTATATCAATGAACTGGCCGACGACCGCACCAATCTCTCCGACCGTCCCGGCAATCCGAACTTTTCAATCGCCTTCCTTCCCCCTAACGTCGATCCGAACACGCTCAAGCCGGGCTATACGGAAGATGGTCGCGAGTTGCAGCTTGTAAGCGACGTATACACCACCAACCCCTGGTGGGTCGTCAATCATTTTCAGGCCGATGACGACAAAGACCGTCTGATCGGTGCCCTGGATCTCGAATACCGCCTGACCGACTGGCTGTCGGTTGAAGGACGTACCGGCCTGGACTGGTACACCCTGCGTCGTCGCACCGTGACGCCCTGGGGCACGGCCTACCGACCTGAGGGCAATATGACCGAGAGCGAATGGCGTGTGCTGGAAAGCAATACCGACCTGTTGTTGAAAGCGCAGTATCCGCTGACCGCGTCGTTGAGCGTGAATGCCTATGCCGGTGGTAGCGTTCGGTGGCGTCAGGTCGAACAGGTCGGTGTCTACGGAGCCAGGTTCAAACTTCCCGGCCTTGTCACAATCGCCAACACCAAAGATCTGGCCCCCCGGTACGCCTTCGAAGAAAAACAGATCAACTCGCTCTACGCAGCGGCCGAGTTCTCCTACAATGACTATCTGTTCCTGAACCTGACGGCACGTAACGACTGGTCGTCGACGCTGCCGCCCGACAACAACAGCTACTTTTACCCGTCGATCAGTGCGAGCTTCGTCTTCAGCGACGTACTGCCCGTGCCCTCCTGGCTGAGCTTTGGCAAACTGCGTGCAGCGTGGGCTCAGGTGGGGAGTGACACCGATCCCTACATGCTCAACCTGACCTATCGCATCGCCGATGCCACCCATCAGGGCCAGCCACTGGGCTTCATCGCCCAGAACTCGATCCCGCTCTCCAGCCTGAGGCCCACCACGACCACAGAAACAGAGCTGGGCATCAATCTGGAGTTCCTGGATCGTCGACTGGGACTGGACTTGACCTGGTACCGCCGCAAAACCACCGATCAGATTCTCTCGACCACGATCTCCGAAGCCTCCGGCTTTGGCGAACGCGTCATCAACGCGGGTGCGCTCCAGAACCAGGGAATAGAGCTACTGATCACTGGCTCGCCCATCCGCACGCCCAACCTGTTCTGGAATGCCAGCTTCAACTTCGCCCGAAATATCAGCAAGGTGCTTGCACTGGCGGGCGATCAGACCGTGCTGGTGCTCGACCAGAGCCGACTCCAGACCGCCTGGATCACCGCCGAAGTGGGCAAGCCTTATGGTACCATCTGGGGCTATCGCTACCTGCGCGACGAGCAGGGACGGATCGTGCACGACGACAGTGGCCTGCCGATGCGCGATCCGGAACGCGTCGTGCTGGGCCGCGGCACGCCCGACTGGACCGCGGCACTCTCTTCCGAGGTAGGCTACAAGAACCTGAGCGTCAGCCTCCTGCTCGATGCAAAGTGGGGCGGGCAGCTCTTCTCGGGGACCAACGCCTACGCCTACATCTTCGGCCTGCACAAAAACACGCTAAAAGGCCGGGCTGAATGTGATGCGGCAGGCTATCCGGTCACCGGCTGTATGATCGGAGCAGGCGTCAACCAGAGCGGCCAGCCTAACGACGTAAAGGTCCTACCCGAAGCCTACTACGGCCGCATCGGTAGCCAGATCGCCGAAGAATTCGTCTACGACGCCAACTTCATCAAACTGCGCGAAGTGCGCGTCGCCTATCGCCTCCCCGATCGCTGGCTGATGCGCTCCCCCTTCCGGAGCGTAACCGTGGCCCTTGTAGGCCGCAACCTGGCCTATCTCTACAACTCCGTCCCCAACGTCGATCCTGAGTCGAGCTACAACAACGGCAATGCCCAGGGCCTGGAGCTGGCCGGCGTGCCGCAGACGCGTAGCCTGGGGCTCAGCATCAACGTCCGCTTTTAA